TGCTGGCATGCTCGACGTCGGTGACGGGCACCACGTCTATTGGGAGACCTGCGGAAATCCCGCCGGGAAACCCGCCCTTGTCCTTCACGGCGGTCCCGGATCCGGCTGCACTGTGAATGCCCGGCGGTACTTCGATCCGGGCGCGTATCGCATTGTTCTGTTTGACCAGCGCGGAAGTGGGCGCAGCACCCCCCACGCCAGCCAGCCCGATGTTGATCTCTCTACCAACACCACATCACACCTGCTCGCGGACATCGAGCTGCTACGGCAGCATCTTGGGATCGAGCAGTGGCTGGTCCTGGGCGGGTCCTGGGGATCAACCCTGGCGCTCGCCTATGCTGGGCAGCAACCCCAACACGTAACCGAGATGGTCCTGTTCAGCATTGCCACCACCACGGCATCGGAAATCGACTGGATTACCCGAGGGGTTGGCGCCTTCTTCCCCGAGCCGTGGAGCCGCTTTCGAGGTGGCGTCCCAGAGGCAGAGCGGGACGGAAGCCTTGTCGAGGCGTACCACCGCCTTCTCGTGCACCCGGACCCTGCTGTGCATGAGAAAGCTGCACGAGATTGGTGCGATTGGGAGATGGCCATCGTTGCCGTGCATCCCACTCATAAGCCTCATCCAAGATACGAGGACCCGGCATTCCGGCTAGGGTTTGCCCGCCTCGTGACCCACTACTGGCGCCACCAGGCGTGGCTAGAGGATGGAGCTCTGTTGCTGGCGGCAAGCCGTCTGGCAGGCATCCCAGGCGTTCTGATCCACGGTCGGCTGGACATTGGCGGACCGCTCATCACCCCCTGGAAGCTCAGGCAGCAGTGGCCAGGCAGCGAGCTGATCGTCGTCAGCGAGGCAGGTCATGACGCGCGCGACCCCGGCATGACCGAGAGCATCGTTGCTGCAACTGATCGGTTTGCGTGAACTTCGCGAATTGGGCCTTACGCCGCTGTCGGCTTGAATAGGATGCCCAGGCTCGTCATTTGCGCTCAGGCCGGTTCGCCTTCGGCTGCACGATAGCACCAGCGTTGGAATGGCGATTGTCCGCCTGCTCTCCCTGTCGGATACCATCACCTTTCATCCGTCCATCAAACAGGAACGGCTGTGTTCCATGCGTGCTCGTAGCAGCCGGATCCTGCGAATGTCTGGATGGAGCATCTTGGGCGTCGGCAGTGGTCGCGGCCAGCGCCAATGCAAGTGCGATTGCCAGTCTCGAGATGATAGGCCTCTCCTCTTTCCGCACGGAATCAGCGTGACGGCATCACTTGGTTTCGGTCACCGCCGCAGAGCAACTCGGCATTCGGTAGCAAACGCCACCAGACTTCCGTGACTTGACCCGGTAATGTCCGCAGGCAGTTGATTTCCGCTTATCCACTGACGGTTGACCTTTGTGGCAGATGGCGTTCGCTCCCGCCCCTCTGCACCGCCCGTTCCCGTGCCCCCAATGTCAGTAAGTTTACCGCCGTCACGAGGCTGGCGTCCCTGTCCTCAACCCGGAGGATGAACTCGTCGATGTTCCCATCACAGACCTGATGGAAAGCATGCCAGATCTGGCTGCCGCGCATGTTCATATCGTCGAGGTCGAGGAGCGTAAGGACAGGCGAAAGGGCATGCTGGCAGACCAGGAGGAGAACTTCTGTGCTCCCTGGATTTCCTTCCGCGACGGTGGCCAAGATGTTGTCCATTGTGGCTGTTGCGGACAGCCTTGCTCGTTCCGTTTTCACACCCGCCCAAATTCCCGTGCTTTGAGGGGCAATATACGGGATTCGGAACACTCGGTCGATCCCTCGAAAGGGATCTTTATCCTAGCCGCGTTGTTAGAGGCGACCTTGAGCAAGGAGGCATGCGTCGTTGCCTTCGGCACCACCTTATCGGCTCGTTTACAAGATCAAACCTTACAAATTTTGCTCGGCACCGAAGAGGCTAAGGGCTTCCCATATCAGTTGTTTATCAAGCTACTGGTGGTCTTTGCTACCGAACGCTGGAGCAACTGGGCACCAGGATGATGGCTGTTTGATGGGGCCTGACCCTTTCGCGAAACGTGACATCATAGAATTCAGAGCCCTTTGATAGTCCGATTTAGGTCAGGAACCGGGATCCGGTACGCTGTTGGACCAGTCGCTGAGCCGGGGATTGCCGCCCTCGAGCTTCGATCCAGGACATGCCGGGACTACACCTTGCGCAGGTCTGATCCTCCTCAGCCGCTCAATCATCTCGTCAGGCACGGGAAGGAGCAATTCCTCCCGGGAGCGGTTCCGCAGCACCTGTCCAATGTGCGCGATGACGTGCCGTGGGAGGCGTGGTGTGCACTGGCTCGTCCCGCGGCTTGGCCGCTGGCTGTCACTGGCCCCCATGGCTTCTCTCCATCGCCGTGCGCCGGCGGTTGTTTCAATTGATGCAACCGAACACACGGCGCAAGGTCCGGGTTTCAGGAATGGCGTGCGGCAAATCCGGCCCTCAGGGAGGTGGATCAATCAAATTTGGACGGCCCCGTCTCAGGGGGGCAACATTGCACGCCGAAACACACCCTGAAGGGAGCACCTGAACGTGAAGTGGTCGCCATCCTAGCTTGTAAGCGCCGGCCGGGAGCTGGACGCTGCAAGTGGTGCGGCCAGCTCCCCCCTTCCCGCTTGAAAACACAATCAGCTCCACAATGTCCTCCTGGATCGGCAACGGATCCGGAAGTGCCGGACCCTTATTCAATGACCGTCCAGACCCTTACCCCGAGCCTAGCTCCGAGGTCCGGGCCCTTCGGCAAGGATTCGAGAGACTTTTCGGAGTTGTACCCGGGCACGTACTCCCGGGTGGGCCGGGTATTCCCGGGGGCAGGAATGAATAGGATCGAGTCCTTTCGCCTTCCCGAAACTGGGATCATAGCAAGGAAGCGGGCAACCACCTGTAATTGCTCTCAC
This window of the Microvirga sp. TS319 genome carries:
- the pip gene encoding prolyl aminopeptidase, yielding MAGFYPPIEPYDAGMLDVGDGHHVYWETCGNPAGKPALVLHGGPGSGCTVNARRYFDPGAYRIVLFDQRGSGRSTPHASQPDVDLSTNTTSHLLADIELLRQHLGIEQWLVLGGSWGSTLALAYAGQQPQHVTEMVLFSIATTTASEIDWITRGVGAFFPEPWSRFRGGVPEAERDGSLVEAYHRLLVHPDPAVHEKAARDWCDWEMAIVAVHPTHKPHPRYEDPAFRLGFARLVTHYWRHQAWLEDGALLLAASRLAGIPGVLIHGRLDIGGPLITPWKLRQQWPGSELIVVSEAGHDARDPGMTESIVAATDRFA